tgtgaCTGACGCTCtccgacacagacacacaaagacgtGACAGTTAGAATGTTTCTAGCTAACATTGAAAGCGTTGACACAGCTCAAAGACAGGGGCAGCACTGCTATTACTGTACTATGAAGCTCCTACAGCAAGCTTGATGAGAAGGCACATGGGGCTAGCTACAGGTATAGATGGAGGTCATGGAGCCAGTATCAGTTAACAGATATATTTACCTTCGTCTTATGTCATCCATGTGGACAGCAAATagacacaaaacaaaaaaggaatTTAAATTGTATACCTGTCTGTATTGTTGTATAATTGTCTGTATGTACTATAAAGAAACTGTTGTGCAAAATGTAGGTGTTTTAGGACTTAATTTCACACCGTAATATTACTGTGATAATGTTTGTAATAGTAATACAAGTACCACGATAAACATCAGTATTTTCATATTATGAAACACCTACATAGGATTACAATTAGGATATATTAGTATACATGATATACACAGCATGTATGCTGTGTACTGAATTAAGTACATCCTGATGCTGTGTACTGAATTAAGTTAGGTTCAGCGCCCCCCTGAGGGCGCCTACTGTAATGACTGACTCCATGACGGATCCAGGAGAGCTCTCTGCTTCACTACCACATCTCTGCAGGAAGGGGAAGCTGCCCGTCTAGACACAGCACGGCTCACTCTACCTTGTCTGAAGGTCTCCTTCAGCTTCTTGGAGAGCCACTGCATGGCTTTGGCCGAGATCTTGGTCCCAAAGTTGCGGTCAAACGGGGATGGGGCACCTCCCTGGCAGGAcatgcagggaggggggggggggggggggtctgggtgtgaACGACCTGAACACTTCATCCACTCCCAACAAACAACTAACATTGGAACCCAGGTGCTCCCCCATCAGTGCTAAACATGTCCCTCTGGGACGCGGTGGTGACAGTTAGAACTTCCTTTCAGGTAACCATCTCTCCATAAGGTGGTCCACTTGAGGTTGCCTACCTGCTGCATGTGCCCCAGGACATTCTTCCTACAGTCGAACACGCCTCTGCCCTCCTCAGAGTACAGCTGATAGATGAAGTCTGTGGTGTAGTTCTCGTTGCTGTTCTCGTTCCTGGAACACAGCACGGACAAGAAGTGTTGAGGTCGAGGTTTGGAAAGAAAAAACTGGCAGGGATGTTAAATGTGTAACAGAAAGAAGCATGAGATCATTATTTTGTATTCACTGGTGTTCTCTCAGTGGGCTGGGAACTGGAGAGTAGACTTGATAGTTCTGACAGCTTACAAGAAACTTGGTCTCGGGGATAGTGAGTCAAACTGACCAAACGTCTGATCTAAGGACGGTACAGACTTCTGATCTCCACTGAATGTAACGGCTCATCAGGATCTGTGTCTGTCATAAGAAATCCTTCGAAAAACTGGAAATCTGACTAGTTATTAGATCAGGTTCACAAGATCTCAAGCTGACATgaacaggagtcagatggctgagcggtgagggagtcgggctaatcagaaggttgccggatcgattccccgctgtgccaaatgacgttgtgtccttgggcaaggcacttcaccctacttgcctcggggggaatgtccctgtacttactgtaagtcgctctggataagagcgtctgcgaaatgactaaatgaaaatgtaaatgaacgGGGTGTTTTTAATTTTTTCGACAAAATCACAGACTGCTTCAATCTTCATTTTGACCCTTGAGTTTTGATCGTGAATAATACTAAACAGGGCGGTAGCTAGCCATCTGTTACCTGAGGATGAGTCCTCTCTGAATGCTGGTCTTCATCTTCTCTGTCAAGTGTTCAACATTAGACTGGAAAGAGAAAGCATTAtgaacaaaacatattttcaccACCAGAGGCCAGCACTAGGCTAGCacaacactgtactgtactagtCATctgctatggaagcaaatcagtgacaatgtttaacattttaaaaaggcattgaatacttaatattgaaatgtaaacacCACCGAATTCATTGGATTTGAATTTGCCAATTTATTTCTATAGATTTTTGGATcagatgtttatttatttatgggaATAAATTAATATTTTGATTTAGAGGTAAATtaaaaaccaacaaattcagtGGTGTTTGAATGTCAATATGGTTGGTGGATCTCACCTGCAGGTCTTTGATGTCGAAGGGCTCTTCGTAGATGTAGGCAGCATCCGCTCCCGCTGCCAGCCCCCCTACGCTGGCCAGGTAACCACAGTAACCACCCATCGTCTCAATGATGAACACACGGCGCTTGGTGCCACTGGCAGACTGCTTGATGCGATCACAcgtctgacgcacacacacacacgcaaagttAGTGGATCAAGATTCAGTTGAGGGGGAAAAGGAAAACTATTGCACGACCTGGAGTCCTGCAGCAGATTTATTCCTAAGTGAGGTACATTAATATAAAATATTCATATTATTAAACTACCTACTGTAACTTAGAAACTGAAGGGGAATATAGCCTACAAAACCTTTCAGTACTCTGTCATGTGACATACTCTACATGTGACATCTAAATCCTGTGAAAACCTGGACTTCCTCAATCACCTCCTGCCATTTAATATGCAACTCATTTTAACAGTTTGATACATTCAATAAACTGGTCCCGTTCATATTCTAAGAAGATGTATTCGCCAGAAAGACGTGAATCCTGTCAGAGGatagagagcacacacacacacacactggtaaacATGACAACCCAGGCAGTGTATAGAAAGTTGTGTTTTCCCCCATCTGTGGTAAACATTATTCTTCAAATAACTTGACATTATACTGGTGCAAAGAGCAGACATCTATTGTCGCTATTTCTGGGTAGTATTGTTACGTTTCACAGTGAGggttgaggggaggagggggggggggggggggggggcagggggggggctggaaAGGTCTCTCTTACCTCTACGATGGCAGGGCTGGAAAGGTCTCTCTTACCTCTACGATGGCATTGAGGGCCGTATCGGCACCAATACTAAGGTCAGTGCCCGGCACATTGTTACTAATGGTGGCAGGCAGCATACACATCGGGATGCAATACTCCTCATAGCTGCTACGGGCCTCGTACAGCTGCAGCAGACACTCTAGTGCCTGAAGCGGGCGGAGGTACAAACACGTTAGAAACCACTGGGGGGCGCCCTTCTGGACAGAGTGAGACAGCCTACCCCGTTCAGGAGAGTACCCTGCCCGTTCTGGCTCTTTCCGTGTGATAGTGGCTATGGCTTCCCTttggcaggaggggggaggggttaggggGGGAAGGAAGACAGTGAAGGAAGAtggacaggaaagagagagaaagaaagaaattggGGGGTACAGACGTAAGATAGGACAAGGGGGGTTTACTGTTGCCAAAACAGGCactggtgaggctgtgtgtgtgtgttgcatggcAACTCAAACATGGTGCCACTGCTTTGGAGCAGAGCGTTCAACAGCCAACAGAGGCCAGACCCAGATGACTGCAGGCAGGACAGACACTGGGCAAGTCCACTGGCCGAGGAAGAGGACGGCTCGGGGACTGATATGAAGGGTGGGAGATGAAGGCCAAGCAAAGACCCAGACTTGACATGTTTAACATACTGGAACACTAACATTGAAGGAAGGGGCTGTGTCTCTTTAACCTAGAAGACCAgttgggtgggggggttccGGAGGTCACTGGTTTCTAAAAGATACCTACTGTCTGAATTATCGCGGACTAAGTTGCGATGTCTTCACCAAAAAATGAGAATACTCttgaaacattttaacaacatgCACTGGAGTGGTAAGTTAGAGTAAAGGGGCCATGCTGTTAGGAATGTAGTTAGTCTCTCCACACTTATGTCATACCATTTACAGATTTACAGTAAGTTAGTGGAAGGAGGTAGGGTTAGTGCCATTAAGCAGTGTCAAGTCTGAACATCGTTGACCCCTCGCCTTAgatggtggggtggggtagggtgggtggggtggacTGTTTGGGGTAGGTGCAAGCACAGTCGAGGGGACGGAGGGGGGCGGGCGGAGCAAACATGGGGGCTACGACACACAGGTACGACCCAGCATGCCCCCATGTTGTCCCTCACTTACCTGGACGCCACCAGCTCAGCTTTGGGCTTCACCAGTCTCACCTGGCAGTCTAGGACTGGCTGACTGTCTGACTCTGAATGGCTGGCTGATTCATAGAACATCAGTCACTATGGCACTGAATCTACTACTACTATTAACTCTAACTCTACAACCTGGAAAGCAGAGGCTTATAGCCAGAGTATTGGTAATGGTTTCCTCCATTACAGTGCgagtggctggctggttggctggctggctggctggttggttggctggctggccatgactctgtgtgtgagagggtctCTACTCTGGCTGGCCCCAGCCTCACTTACATCAGTGATGGCGTTCAGAGCTGTGTCTGCCCCAATGCTGAGATCAGAGCCCGTCACATTGTTGGAGACAGTGGCTGGGACCATCACCATGGGAACACAGAACTCGTCATATTTCCCACGGGCAGATAACAATTCCAAGAGTCCCAGGTAGGCCTGCAGGGCAGAGCCAAGGGCTTTAGTGGtgctggtgggagggagggagggtgggagggtgttgcTATGCGAGGAAACATGAGGGTGCCAAGGGAAGAGCCGGTTCTATCACAACGGACAGCAGcatgaaacagacaggtatCACTCCACACATCTACTACTCTGCATTATACAGGACGCACGCTCGCTCacttacacgcacgcacacgctcactcacacgctcactcacacacacacctcatggaCTTATTCACACCCAAAACCACAGATATAAAAAAGCCGGTGAACTTCTACAAAGGAAAGCGTGAAATGGCTGGCcacataaaataaataaaaagcagCTTTGTTGACTAAAATCATCCCTTTCTTTCCTTGACATTTGACTCACTGGGTTCATTTCAACAGTTTGAATGCCTCCACTAAAGCAAGTCTGAGAGATGTGAGGAGTCATTCGGAAAACTGGGAAATGAACTGCGAGGCTCTCATACATTTGCAGATTTGAAAGTTATTTGCCAGGGAGGCGGGCATGACTATGGCAGGCGTGTGGGCAGGACAAGCATGTGGGTGGAAGCTGCACTTAGAAAAGGAGCAGAGCAGTGGCAAGGGACGGCAAAATTAAACACAACAACCTCACAGTATACAATTTTGAAATAATAGTACACGTCTCAAAACATCATTTGCAAATGAAAAATATGGCAAAAAACTTACATTGCCAAATAGAttcaaaacatttgaaaatatgccccaaaatAATATTACTATAATATACTACTACAAGATATATTGCCATAATATTATTATAGTAATGTTTGAACTCAAAAGTAGCGGGTAAAATGATGTAGCAAAGTACAGTACATGGTAACCAAACTACTGTAGACATTCACATACCTCAAAACCCCCGATGACTAGCAAGGCATTGATATTGTTTATACGCATCTGCTCTGCTAACTTTTCAAGGTGCTTCGCAGGCAGAGTCCTGGAGAACAAATTAGAAATAAATAAAGATTATAGCatgtataaaacaaacacgACACGCAGAAACATGGAATAACTACATCAACTGTAAAGATTTCATCCAGCAACAGCAAGCTGAAAAGTAAAGATACATACATTCTACATACTGTACTTGAGACAGTAATATTCCATGTGGCAGTGTTTACCTCTTGGTTCCCAGCAGAGAGCCACCCTGGCCAGTCCATCCTCCCACATCAGCCCACTTGATCTCTTTGATCTGGGAGGAACGCAGAGACACACGTTTAAGTTCAGAGGTCATGGGACAATCCTGACTGCCTTTGCTTCTGTCCTTTCACCAGCAGCTGGAAGCTTGTCAAAGTTTGCCTGCTGAGGTTGTGTGTATGCAGTTTGAATCAGTACTGTAAACGTTCTGCATTGCAGGCTTTATTTACAGAGACTCATCATTAGACTCATCATTGGACAGTTTAGCAATCTTTATATCTTGTTTTGGGGGTATTGGGGTATAATCACATGATCAATTTTCCCTTTAAAAACCAACTGCAATAGATGTTACTGTTGGCAAAAATACCATAACATCCATGTCAGTGAAACTTCAACTATACCAaagtatataatatatattatcaTAACTATGCTATTTTAAACAGAGCCTTTTGAAGCATGCAGGAGCCAATCCCTGGTAGCAAGAGCACAACAGTCAACATCTCCCTGAGGTAATCTCCTTAATCCTGGAAACACCAAACACCTGGTTTAACCTTGCGTGTGTAGGGTCTGAGGAACAAACTGAGGAAAAAGGTGCTTGGATTTCAACACATAACtctgctccaccctcctctgGATCTAAGGTTTGTCTTTGTGAAAGCCATGTCCTGTACTGTGCTGTAAAGCCATGTCCTGTACTGTGCTGTAAAGCCATGTCCTGTACTGTGCTGTAAAGCCATGTCCTGTACTGTGCTGTAAAGCCATGTCCTGTACTGTGCTGTAAAGCCATGTCCTGTACTGTGCTGTAAAGCCATGTCCTGTACTGTGCTGTAAAGCCATGTCCTGTACTGTGCTGTAAAGTTATAAGATTTGTCACCCCCATCAGCTAGTAGTGGTACTACTGAACCAAGctaactgggggggggggggggggggggggggtcactgacTGTAATTGGTTCACAGTAATCCAGGATGATCATCCTTCTGGACCCGCTGACCATGAACAGTCTAAGAGCAGGAACTCAGCACAGAGTGGCTAACCATAGCTTAAACTCCAGTACATGGAGTCTATACGAGCCATTCCCAGCCGGCGCACCTACAGTTCCCTTGGCCTACATTTTGGGAATCTATTTTATTATTCTGCTGCTATTCTATACCTTGTATAATTAAAACTATACCCTAATGATAATATCATTGTCTCAAGTTATACCCTGACAATGACCTTACTGTGTATACATTTGGGTTGTCGGCCCACTACAAAAGATTGAACAACTTCATATGACATCATGATCCCAGTACCTGTCCCTTGTAGAATCCCTCGAAGCCGTCGTTGACGGCGAACATCTTGTGTCCCTCGGAGATGCCCACCCTGACGGCGGAGCGCACGGCGGCGTTCATGCCCGCGGCGGGGGCGCCCACGTTCAGCACAGCCACGTTGAAGTTActctgagaggtcagaggtcacacacaGAGGTGAGAGGTCACACTGTAGCAGCTGGTTCACCCAGAAAATAACATGTTCACACTTTAGGATGCTGAAGCTGTAGAAATTCAGCACTTCCACTAGAAAAGGGGTGGTTTTGATCTGCATAGAGTtgtattacatttattaatttagcagacgcacttatccagagcgacttacagtaagtacagggacattcctctcGAGAGaattagggtgaagtgccttgcccaaggacacaacgtaatttgatcacggctgggaatcgaaccagcaaccttctgattaattccctaaccactcaccCATCTGAACCCCCATCTTATTTAAGCCAATCTGGTTTGCTACCTACAAATTGGATTTACGTGGGAATGTTTTGGAACAGTCTTGCATCCGAGTGTCCTTCATTTGCTACGGTGTTCTGTTTGCAATGCTGTCACTATCCTCTATTTTTCACTGACCTTCGATCGATTATGGCTCACCTCAATTCATCCCTCTTCAATCACAATACATCACCGCCCCCTTCCCATCATTAAACGTAAAGTTAATGAAAACGTCCATTATACCCGCATCACTGCTTAGTCTAAATGGAGTTGCCGACATACCATTAGCCAGTCTGTGTCCTTAGGCTTCAATAGTTTCTAAGTGGACCAGGTTAGAGAGGTTGGTCAATACGTTCCATCTCTCTTGTGCCCACCAAACAGCTGTCCTTGCAAGGTGACTTACTTGTGGAAGCTCTGATTCAAGTTCACGGTGAGCAAGTAGTTTGTATGTCCTCAGATTGTTCTCAAAGCTCCTGTGAAGACACAGAATGGCCCAATGAGAATCTGGTACAGTCTTTGTAGAAAGTGACACGAttaaatatatgtgtgtgtgtttggtgtagggGAATAAAGGAAGTCAATCTTTAGGATCTCAAGCACAATTTAGAATACAGTGTGGTCACCGAGCCACACAATCCATCCTGAAATTCTAAATCCAAACGGCTAACAatgtttttccttttgtttaATGTACCAGGAAGTGGGATGATTTCAAACACTGTGACCCCGAGTTGATGACCATGAACCCCCTGCCAGGTGTTCTCTACCTTCCACGCAGCTTAACAGCCTCCTCAAACTTCTTCTCATCCATGGCCTTCTGGACCTCCTGAGTCTGTGGGAAGAACGTGGATTTAGAAGCAGCTCCAACAGGAGTGTTAGAAACAGCAGAAATGCATATCTGCAGGTAGCCACTTTACTGTGAAATACGTCTGTTTTACTCAACGATTCAGATAACGCAAAAGAAaagcagggtgtgtgtttggagttTAGACAGAGTACACTGGCATTACGTCATCGGATTGCGGTAACGACCAGTCAACCAAATGGCCTGGATAATGATTCATCAGAGAGCAAAACAATGACTGCATAATGTCCTGCACAGAAACCAAGGAGTCCCTTATATCTGCACAGTGTTCTCTTCAGGCTTCCGTCACTGTCTGCCATTATAGCATGTCAAACAAGTACAAACACGTGAAAGGCTAACATTATTAACAAGGCCTATGTATGAACAATGTATAATAAGGCCTATGTATGAAAAATATATAACAAGGCCTATGTATGAACAATGTATAATAAGGCCTATGgatgaaaaatatataataaggcCTATGTATGAAACATTATTAACAAGGCCTATGTATGAAACATTTATAATAAGGCCTATGGATGAAACATTTATAATAAGGCCTATGgatgaaaaatatataataaggcCTATGTATGAAACATTATTAACAAGGCCTATGTATGAAACATTTATAATAAGGCCTATGGATGAAACATTTATAATAAGGCCTATGgatgaaaaatatataataaggcCTATGtttgaaaaatatataataaggcCTATGTATGAAACATTTATAACAAGGCCTATgtatgaaaaatatatattaaggCCTATGTTTGAAAAATGTACAACGCAAAAGCAGTCATTTTTGAAAGGGGGGTTGTCCCAAACAGGCAAAGAGTAGTAATGCTTTTATTACCATTTGCGATCTTGGGATTGTTATCGTACTGGGGATGAGTGTGTGTCATTGtactgaggatgtgtgtgtgtgtgtgtgtgtgtgaggatgtgtgttttCAGGACCTGAGCCTGGGGCCAGGAGTGTACCTACCATCTGTACACATTCCATGAGGGGCAGTCTCACGGACTGGTTCCcacagagagacaccacacaggCAGGTGTGTTAGCCGTGGTCTCCAGCAAGGCTAGGACAGCCTCCACACCCATACGACTGGCCtggggaggacacacacacacacaccaagtcagTCCACACAAAGTTCAGCTTATCTTCttttcccccatctctcccttgtTCCTATTCATAATCCCTCTGTATCTCCCCCTTCACTTTCtatcaaatcttttttttatttttaaatgagACATTCGTAGGCTGGtattatccccccccccacttggTATGTTGGCGCGGTACATCCTATCACGTGCCGCAGCATAAATCTGTTAATGTGCTTAACCTAAAAGCACCGGCGATTCATCTGAAGAGCAAATGAGCACATAGCACGCGCAGGATTAGAGACAAACTGCCAGGGCACAGACCCAGGGTGCACTGGATTCGACTCGCTTGGCACACCGAGTGCACAGAGCGTAGAGTTAATATAGAGATTTTAACTGGCTATGTTGTGTCGCGACAGGCGAATGAAGTGCACCTGAAGAGCATGGTACCCACCAGGATGCGGTCGAAGGCGGAGGGCGTTCCTCCACGCTGGACGTGGCCCAGGATGGTCACACGCGTGTCGAACCCCAGGCACCGGACCACCAGCTTGGCAGAGAACACGGGGTTTAGCGAGACACCAAATCCaatttaaattatatttaatgTTAGTAAACATGCAATGTAAAAGTGTGCATTAACACGGAAAAGTATCTGCAATGTTTCATATTGCAGATATGGTAGGCTAATAATAGCAATTATTGCTACTGCTAGCAATAACATTAAACATAGGCCTAGCTTCTGAAATACAAAACGAAGATTATCTTAAAAGTCAAACTACTGAcaaaaatctgaattatttttgaaaacatAAATCAGATATAAAGAAACTTAGTTTTACACACAACAATCACATGCTTCAAATAAATATGGCAAGGGAAACGGCAAAGCACATGCAAACCATTATTTTTCAGTCATGTTAGTTGGGGTCTTTTAAGGTAGGGTTGAGCACATTAGATCTCGAAGCGGGTAAGATTGTTTTTCAAAATGCATCAAACGACATTGGTAGTTTTGGATTAAATACGTAAATACTGCAGGCTAGTCGGTTCAGCTCAGGATGTTCCGGgaacaaataataaaatattctgCCAACTAAGGCACATATGACGTTAGAATCTACGAGTGCACCTTTTGAATTAaaacacatatactgtatatgcagCGTTAGGCTTAAAAACTAGAATAACCTATGCAAGTAGTTTGGCCTTAGGCCAGCCTTTGCATTCCAGGGTCTTTCAGTGTGTGAGCGGTGATAGGAAAGCAGGTGACCGCAGTCTGCGAGCGAGAGCAGAGGGTCTTACCCCCGCAGAGTGGCATCCACAGGGGAAGTGCCAGCAGCAGGGCACAGCGACAGAGTGAAGCCACGCCAGAGGGCAGTAGGAGAGGGCAACAGGACAGTCTCAAGCTGTGCCAATACCAGGGGCACCAGGGGGCTGGCAGTGTACTTACATTCTTGACATGGTCGGTAGTTATGGGCTTGTTGTTACAATCAATTGCCCCCTCGGCTACTATTATGATATTCAGCCGTTTCATTCCTGCTCGGTTCTACGTTGGGAGGTGAAAGACACATGACAGAGAACTGAAACAGATGGTTTGGCATGGGCTTTCAAAAGCTGGAGGCCAGAGTGTGAAAAGATGTCTGAGGGCCATCAAGGAGTAATGAGTCACCCCAAGGAAGAGATTGTACCAATTACACTATCAATGTTTGCACAGTAAAAATTTGCAATACCCTGTCTACCTTTGTCTGTTTTACAGATAAGGTTGTTCTATTCTGCTCACTCTTTGCTTCATTAATTCTCCACTCTTGGAAGATACGAAACAGTGGAGGCAGTGAACATGGCAAGACAATTAAGCCAACGTCTCTGTTCTGATTGGCCGGTAGACTGCTTAGACACCGCCCAGCCTCCAGACTTTTGGCTTCCCATTGGACGCCGTGCTCCAGTACTCACATCCTTGACATAACTAGAGGTTATAGTTTTCCCGTGTCTGTCAATGGCCCCCTCGGCCACTATGATTATGTTCAACCTTGTACCTCTGGAACGAGTCTGGACCATAAAACGCAGTTGTTGTCAAAGAGAaaactgttacacacacaagtGATTTAACAATGCATCGCATAATAAACTATGAAAATGCTGGCGTTGACTGATTCTATTTGGTTAAGTCCTGTCCTACCCTAACCTAGTCTTAGTCTAGACTTAATCTGTTCATCCTCCTTGATGCTGGTCATGACTCAAAACAGGTATAAACCAGTCCAACACTGTTAGGTGATGACCAGCAGACAGAGCGAGGTGTTCAGCTGTGCCTGAGACATGGTGACACAGCAGGTGAAGGGGAGCGAGGATCAGGAGGAGGCGTTACCGCAGACAGCTTCTGACACATCTTGTCCTCCCAGCCATCTGCTGGAGGCATCTCTGGGATCAGCACCCAGTCAGCTCCACACGCCAGGGCGCTCACTAGAGCTAagtacctggacacacacacacacacacaagcacacacacacacacacagatatatgcACGGACACACCaagcatgggcacacacacacacgttgcaaAGCTGATGTGTAGTGGCGGTAAAATGTGCTCGATTTGTTTTTTAGCTGATAAGTTTGTAACTTGTACCTTACCCACAATGCCTTCCCATGACTTCCAAAACAAAGGTCCTCTGGTGACTGTGAGAAAAGACAGAATTACATTAAGGAGTATCACCAAATCATCGATACTAACAGACCTAAAGTATAAATTCCATTCCATGCTCCATTGACAGCagttctgacctctgaccccctcgACCGGCAAGAGAGCTCATAGGCTAAGCCTGACAGGATGTACAGAGACTGTCTTATTTGTTACTGGAAGTCTGCTTTTGGTCTGATGCAGCTGTTATACAAGTTAAATAATCTAAACCTAATCTAATCTTGACCCAATCTGAAAATTTCCCGAGCAGTTCCTCCTGACCTCTGGGCAGTGGTCATGATGGCGTCCACCACCTCGATGATCCTGTGCAGGGCGGAGTCCGTTCCTATCGTCATGTCAGTGCCGCAGAAGTCGTTGTCGATGGATCCCACCATTCCCACTATGTGCAGGGCGGAGTACTTCTGCACCGCATCTTCATCAATCAAACCTGCGGCAGAAAGGAAGGAGTAAATATGAATTATTGTCTGAGTCAGTCTCAGAGACAAAGAAGACATCTTGGCTGAGCTTTGTGAACATCATCCACACATGCAATCCTACAGTCCCAAGGATGGAATGGGTCGTCAGGACTAAATCTTGCagattaaaaacattattttaggATTTCTCATTAA
This genomic stretch from Hypomesus transpacificus isolate Combined female chromosome 8, fHypTra1, whole genome shotgun sequence harbors:
- the pfkpa gene encoding ATP-dependent 6-phosphofructokinase, platelet type isoform X2; amino-acid sequence: MAQPDTKRFFENLTGAGKSIAVLTSGGDAQGMNAAVRAVVRMGIYVGAKVYFIHEGYQGMVDGGDNIEEASWESVSSMLQVGGTVIGSARCKEFRTHEGRLKAAHNLLQRGITNLCVIGGDGSLTGANLFREEWSGLLGELVQQGLIDEDAVQKYSALHIVGMVGSIDNDFCGTDMTIGTDSALHRIIEVVDAIMTTAQSHQRTFVLEVMGRHCGYLALVSALACGADWVLIPEMPPADGWEDKMCQKLSANRAGMKRLNIIIVAEGAIDCNNKPITTDHVKNLVVRCLGFDTRVTILGHVQRGGTPSAFDRILASRMGVEAVLALLETTANTPACVVSLCGNQSVRLPLMECVQMTQEVQKAMDEKKFEEAVKLRGRSFENNLRTYKLLAHRELESELPQSNFNVAVLNVGAPAAGMNAAVRSAVRVGISEGHKMFAVNDGFEGFYKGQIKEIKWADVGGWTGQGGSLLGTKRTLPAKHLEKLAEQMRINNINALLVIGGFEAYLGLLELLSARGKYDEFCVPMVMVPATVSNNVTGSDLSIGADTALNAITDTCDRIKQSASGTKRRVFIIETMGGYCGYLASVGGLAAGADAAYIYEEPFDIKDLQSNVEHLTEKMKTSIQRGLILRNENSNENYTTDFIYQLYSEEGRGVFDCRKNVLGHMQQGGAPSPFDRNFGTKISAKAMQWLSKKLKETFRQDEGRVFANTEDSCCLLGMRRRAMVFQPVVQLRDETDFVHRIPKEQWWLKLRPLMKILAKYKTSYDVSDSGQLEHVVRIRPKDSDVSA
- the pfkpa gene encoding ATP-dependent 6-phosphofructokinase, platelet type isoform X3, translating into MAQPDTKRFFENLTGAGKSIAVLTSGGDAQGMNAAVRAVVRMGIYVGAKVYFIHEGYQGMVDGGDNIEEASWESVSSMLQVGGTVIGSARCKEFRTHEGRLKAAHNLLQRGITNLCVIGGDGSLTGANLFREEWSGLLGELVQQGLIDEDAVQKYSALHIVGMVGSIDNDFCGTDMTIGTDSALHRIIEVVDAIMTTAQSHQRTFVLEVMGRHCGYLALVSALACGADWVLIPEMPPADGWEDKMCQKLSATRSRGTRLNIIIVAEGAIDRHGKTITSSYVKDLVVRCLGFDTRVTILGHVQRGGTPSAFDRILASRMGVEAVLALLETTANTPACVVSLCGNQSVRLPLMECVQMTQEVQKAMDEKKFEEAVKLRGRSFENNLRTYKLLAHRELESELPQSNFNVAVLNVGAPAAGMNAAVRSAVRVGISEGHKMFAVNDGFEGFYKGQIKEIKWADVGGWTGQGGSLLGTKRTLPAKHLEKLAEQMRINNINALLVIGGFEALECLLQLYEARSSYEEYCIPMCMLPATISNNVPGTDLSIGADTALNAIVETCDRIKQSASGTKRRVFIIETMGGYCGYLASVGGLAAGADAAYIYEEPFDIKDLQSNVEHLTEKMKTSIQRGLILRNENSNENYTTDFIYQLYSEEGRGVFDCRKNVLGHMQQGGAPSPFDRNFGTKISAKAMQWLSKKLKETFRQDEGRVFANTEDSCCLLGMRRRAMVFQPVVQLRDETDFVHRIPKEQWWLKLRPLMKILAKYKTSYDVSDSGQLEHVVRIRPKDSDVSA
- the pfkpa gene encoding ATP-dependent 6-phosphofructokinase, platelet type isoform X1: MAQPDTKRFFENLTGAGKSIAVLTSGGDAQGMNAAVRAVVRMGIYVGAKVYFIHEGYQGMVDGGDNIEEASWESVSSMLQVGGTVIGSARCKEFRTHEGRLKAAHNLLQRGITNLCVIGGDGSLTGANLFREEWSGLLGELVQQGLIDEDAVQKYSALHIVGMVGSIDNDFCGTDMTIGTDSALHRIIEVVDAIMTTAQSHQRTFVLEVMGRHCGYLALVSALACGADWVLIPEMPPADGWEDKMCQKLSANRAGMKRLNIIIVAEGAIDCNNKPITTDHVKNLVVRCLGFDTRVTILGHVQRGGTPSAFDRILASRMGVEAVLALLETTANTPACVVSLCGNQSVRLPLMECVQMTQEVQKAMDEKKFEEAVKLRGRSFENNLRTYKLLAHRELESELPQSNFNVAVLNVGAPAAGMNAAVRSAVRVGISEGHKMFAVNDGFEGFYKGQIKEIKWADVGGWTGQGGSLLGTKRTLPAKHLEKLAEQMRINNINALLVIGGFEALECLLQLYEARSSYEEYCIPMCMLPATISNNVPGTDLSIGADTALNAIVETCDRIKQSASGTKRRVFIIETMGGYCGYLASVGGLAAGADAAYIYEEPFDIKDLQSNVEHLTEKMKTSIQRGLILRNENSNENYTTDFIYQLYSEEGRGVFDCRKNVLGHMQQGGAPSPFDRNFGTKISAKAMQWLSKKLKETFRQDEGRVFANTEDSCCLLGMRRRAMVFQPVVQLRDETDFVHRIPKEQWWLKLRPLMKILAKYKTSYDVSDSGQLEHVVRIRPKDSDVSA